Proteins encoded within one genomic window of Sphingobacteriales bacterium:
- a CDS encoding biopolymer transporter ExbD yields FMLLFFFMVATKIRDSDAMVQTNIPSASEVTKLEKKEWIVNISIGPPIASYKAKYGTAPIIQLNDKFGQPENIIEFVENERLQREERIRPFLTYTLRVDRDTKMGLVTDVKQELRKASALKISYLANKAVKID; encoded by the coding sequence GTTTATGCTTCTGTTCTTTTTCATGGTGGCTACAAAAATCAGAGATTCCGATGCGATGGTGCAAACCAACATCCCGTCTGCTTCAGAAGTTACCAAACTGGAGAAAAAGGAATGGATTGTCAATATCAGCATAGGACCTCCTATTGCCAGCTATAAGGCAAAATACGGTACTGCACCTATTATTCAGTTGAATGATAAATTCGGACAGCCCGAAAATATTATTGAGTTTGTTGAAAATGAGAGACTTCAGAGAGAAGAGCGTATCAGGCCATTTTTAACTTATACCCTTCGTGTTGATAGGGATACAAAGATGGGGCTGGTTACAGATGTAAAACAGGAACTTCGTAAAGCCAGTGCTTTAAAAATCAGCTATCTGGCGAATAAAGCTGTAAAAATCGATTAA